The following are from one region of the Ptychodera flava strain L36383 chromosome 15, AS_Pfla_20210202, whole genome shotgun sequence genome:
- the LOC139151206 gene encoding zinc finger protein 26-like translates to MRPFTCKVCGTSCTRSNHLRRHLRSHMKETPFVCKVCSTSFTEDGSLQCHINTHKNEKPFVCKVCGNGFTCNENLKGHILTHTREKPFVCKVCNKDFTSNGHLKCHMRTHTKEKPYVCKVCGNGFTRNENLKDHILTHTREKPFVCKVCGKGLTRKSYLKDHMRIHTNEKPFVCKVCSKGFARNGNLKVHMLTHTKDKPFVCKVCDKGFSCNASLKAHMWTHTNEKPFVCKVCGKGFTTNRHLKVHIMTHSKEKPFVCKTCGKGYTTNGNLKDHTWTHTKEKPFVCKVCGKGFTRNGMLKVHIMKHTGVKEKPFVCKICGKGFTTNGNLKDHTWTHTKEKPFVCKVCGKGFTRNGMLKAHIMTCTEEKPFVSKVNGNRCLKGDNRIHTNEKPFVCHVCDKGFTYNCTFKNHMRTHTKEKPFTCRVCGKGFALNGNLKVHMRTHTNERPFVCKVCGKGFRTHSNLKEHFLTHTKERPFVCKVCGKGFTKKTRLTVHFRLHTKERPFICKVCGKSFTCNGDLKLHMRTHTKEKPFVCSVCGNCFSRNGSLKVHMLTHTKERPFVCKLCGKDFTQNRHLKVHMFTHTEERPFVCKVCGKGFKRDEPLKVHMRTHTKEKPFVCKLCDKGFTRKDHLEVHIRTHTNEKPFVCKVCDKVFTRKGNLKVHIRTHTNESHLSAKCVARVSSVIRISKFTCGHTQT, encoded by the coding sequence ATGAGACCATTCActtgcaaagtgtgtggaacAAGTTGCACAAGAAGTAATCATCTACGAAGGCATCTTAGGAGTCACATGAAGGAAACTCCATTTGTTTGTAAAGTATGCAGTACGAGTTTTACAGAGGATGGAAGTCTGCAATGCCATATCAACACACAtaaaaatgaaaagccatttgtctgcaaagtgtgtggcaatggtTTCACATGTAATGAAAATCTGAAAGGCCATATACTGACACATACAagggaaaagccatttgtctgcaaagtgtgtaaCAAGGATTTCACAAGTAATGGACATCTCAAATGTCACATGAGAACACATACAAAGGAGAAGCCatatgtctgcaaagtgtgtggcaatggtTTCACACGCAATGAAAATCTGAAAGACCATATACTGACACATACAagggaaaagccatttgtctgcaaagtgtgtggcaagggtttaaCACGTAAATCATATCTCAAAGATCACATGAGGattcatacaaatgaaaagccatttgtctgcaaagtgtgtagCAAGGGCTTCGCACGTAATGGAAATCTCAAAGTTCACATGTTGACACATACAAAGGacaagccatttgtctgcaaagtgtgtgacaAGGGTTTCTCTTGTAATGCAAGTCTCAAAGCACACATgtggacacatacaaatgaaaagccatttgtctgcaaagtgtgtggcaagggtttcacaACTAATAGACATCTCAAGGTTCACATAATGACACAttcaaaggaaaagccatttgtatGCAAAACGTGTGGCAAGGGTTACACAACTAATGGAAATCTCAAAGATCATACttggacacatacaaaggagaaaccatttgtctgcaaagtgtgtggtaagggtTTCACACGTAATGGCATGCTGAAAgttcatataatgaaacatacTGGTGTAAAAGAAAAGCCATTTGTGTGCAAAATatgtggcaagggtttcacaACTAATGGAAATCTCAAAGATCATACttggacacatacaaaggaaaagccatttgtctgtaaagtgtgtggcaagggtttcacaCGTAATGGAATGCTGAAAGCTCATATTATGACATGTACAGAGGAAAAACCATTTGTCAGCAAAGTTAATGGCAACAGATGTCTCAAAGGTGATAACAggatacatacaaatgaaaagccattcgTGTGCCATGTGTGTGACAAGGGCTTCACATACAATTGCACTTTCAAAaatcacatgaggacacatactaAGGAAAAGCCATTCACATGCAGAGTATGTGGCAAGGGTTTTGCACTTAATGGAAATctcaaagttcacatgaggacacatacaaatgaaagaccGTTTGTCTgtaaagtgtgtggcaagggtttccGAACTCATTCAAATCTCAAAGAACATTTTTTGACACATACAAAGGAGAGGCCATTTGTGTGCAAggtgtgtggcaagggttttacaaagaaaacacgTTTAACTGTTCACTTCAGGTTACACACAAAAGAAAGGCCATTTATCTGTAAAGTATGTGGCAAGAGTTTCACATGTAATGGAGATCTCAAacttcacatgaggacacatacaaaggaaaaaccATTCGTCTGCAGTGTTTGTGGCAACTGTTTCTCACGTAATGGAAGTCTCAAAGTTCACATGCtcacacatacaaaggaaaggccatttgtctgcaaattgTGTGGCAAGGATTTCACACAAAATCGACATCTCAAAGttcacatgttcacacatacAGAGGAAaggccatttgtctgcaaagtgtgtggtaagggtTTCAAACGTGATGAACCTCTCAaggttcacatgaggacacatacaaaggaaaagccatttgtctgtaaattgtgTGACAAGGGTTTCACACGTAAAGATCATCTCGaagttcacatcaggacacatacaaatgaaaagccctttgtctgcaaagtgtgtgacaAGGTTTTCACACGTAAAGGAAATCTCAaagttcacatcaggacacatacaaatgaaagccatttgtctgcaaagtgtgtggcaagggtttcaaGTGTAATAAGGATCTCAAAGTTCACATGTGGTCACACGCAAACATAA